One window of the Maylandia zebra isolate NMK-2024a linkage group LG19, Mzebra_GT3a, whole genome shotgun sequence genome contains the following:
- the LOC101481978 gene encoding zinc finger FYVE domain-containing protein 1, translated as MNGYGSSSEKGVNTSLICQESYSCGGSEEAAFECVDCKSLQCVRCELDLHSHDRLKNHKRVQLGPGHVPYCDNCKGGSGDSGTRHRSVVRCQNCKVNLCQDCQKRTHSGGNKKKHQLTHYPPPPKPAEGNSVQTSAQPAVCIADETKSQKAKLLEKVSSFLLVDENEEMQIKDEASFMKSLSCSPDQLLKVVSIFGNTGEGKSHTLNHTFFMGREVFKTSPAQESCTVGVWAAFDPIHKLVVIDTEGLLGNSSKQGQRTRLLLKVLAISDLIIYRTHADRLHDDLFKFLGDASDAYLKHFTKELKATTARCGLDVPLSTLGPAVVIFHETVHTKLLGSDKSFESVDRLLLERFRKLSRFPEAFSSVHYWGTQTLSPPTDFRGLQNKLEQLLDNNATRSPRTPVVIFKALQALSERFSGEIAGELVAHSCFFPDEYFTCSSLCLSCGSGCKNSMNHLGEGVRHEAKHRCRYSAQYDNRIYTCKACYEGGKEVIVVPKTSASSDSPWMGLAKYAWSGYVIECPNCGVIYRSRQYWYGNQDPVDTVVRTEIQHVWPGSDGFLKDNSNAAQRLLDGVNLVAQSVSELSVKPAKAVTSWLTDQIAPAYWKPNSLILVCHKCHTVFQDNDTKHHCRACGEGFCDGCSSKAAPVPERGWGLAPVRVCDVCFEQRSSYAELLEAEQEEEEGGTLARKVGEAVTNTFGVVVTAIDIPLGLVKDAARPAYWVPDQDILSCHNCQREFTAKLSKHHCRACGQGVCDDCSPERRAVPSRGWDHPVRVCTSCNQKPGEL; from the exons ATGAATGGGTATGGCTCATCTTCAGAAAAGGGAGTCAATACTAGTCTGATATGTCAGGAGAGTTATTCCTGTGGTGGCTCTGAGGAGGCGGCATTTGAGTGTGTTGATTGCAAAAGCCTGCAGTGTGTTCGCTGTGAGCTCGACCTCCATAGTCATGACCGGCTAAAGAACCACAAGCGGGTCCAGCTAGGTCCTGGACATGTCCCATACTGTGACAACTGTAAAGGAGGTAGTGGGGATAGTGGCACGCGCCATCGGTCTGTGGTCCGTTGCCAGAACTGCAAAGTTAACCTGTGTCAGGACTGTCAGAAACGTACCCACAGTGGAGGCAACAAGAAGAAACACCAGCTTACACATTATCCTCCACCACCCAAACCTGCAGAAGGCAACTCTGTCCAAACATCTGCCCAGCCTGCTGTCTGTATAGCCGATGAGACCAAATCTCAGAAGGCTAAACTTCTGGAGAAGGTATCAAGCTTTCTTCTGGTTGATGAGAATGAGGAAATGCAG ATAAAAGATGAAGCTTCCTTCATGAAGAGCCTCAGCTGCTCGCCCGACCAGCTGCTGAAGGTGGTGTCCATCTTTGGTAACACTGGAGAGGGCAAATCTCACACCTTAAACCACACGTTCTTCATGGGCAGAGAGGTGTTCAAGACTTCTCCTGCACAAGAGTCATGCACAGTGGGAGTGTGGGCAGCATTTGATCCCATCCATAAATTAGTGGTCATTGATACAGAGGGGCTGCTTGGGAACAGTTCCAAACAAGGCCAGAGAACACGTCTCTTACTCAAGGTGCTCGCCATCTCTGACCTCATCATCTACCGCACCCATGCTGACCGTCTCCACGATGACCTCTTCAAGTTCCTCGGAGATGCTTCAGACGCATATTTGAAGCATTTCACCAAGGAACTGAAGGCAACGACAGCACGCTGTGGCCTGGATGTTCCACTGTCCACCCTGGGTCCCGCTGTAGTCATCTTCCATGAAACAGTCCACACTAAGTTGCTGGGTTCAG ATAAGTCATTCGAGTCAGTAGATCGGCTGCTGTTGGAGCGCTTCAGGAAGCTTTCACGCTTTCCAGAGGCCTTTAGTTCTGTCCACTACTGGGGTACGCAGACTCTCAGTCCTCCTACTGACTTTCGCGGCCTACAGAATAAACTGGAGCAGCTCCTGGATAACAACGCCACCCGTTCTCCACGCACACCTGTGGTCATCTTCAAAGCCCTGCAG GCACTGAGCGAGCGCTTCAGTGGGGAAATCGCAGGTGAGCTGGTAGCACACAGTTGCTTCTTTCCTGATGAATACTTCACCTGCTCTAGCCTGTGCCTCAGTTGTGG CTCTGGCTGCAAGAACAGCATGAACCACTTAGGAGAGGGAGTGCGCCACGAGGCGAAGCATCGCTGTCGTTATTCTGCTCAGTATGATAATCGCATTTACACCTGTAAA GCTTGCTatgaaggaggaaaagaagtgATAGTAGTCccaaagacctcagcctcctcgGATTCTCCATGGATGGGCCTCGCAAAGTATGCCTGGTCTGG GTATGTTATTGAATGTCCCAACTGTGGAGTGATCTATCGAAGCCGACAGTACTGGTATGGAAATCAGGATCCTGTTGATACAGTTGTCCGCACCGAGATCCAACATGTTTGGCCGGGA TCGGATGGCTTTTTAAAGGACAACAGCAATGCTGCACAGCGGCTTCTGGATGGAGTCAACCTAGTGGCCCAGTCTGTGTCAGAGCTCAGTGTCAAACCCGCCAAGGCCGTCACCTCTTGGCTGACAGATCAGATCGCCCCAGCCTACTGGAAACCCAACTCCCTCATCTTG GTGTGCCACAAGTGTCACACAGTCTTCCAGGATAACGACACCAAGCATCACTGCCGTGCCTGCGGGGAGGGCTTCTGTGATGGCTGCTCTTCCAAAGCTGCACCCGTCCCCGAGAGAGGCTGGGGTCTTGCCCCTGTCAGAGTGTGTGATGTCTGCTTTGAGCAGAGATCTTCATATGCAG AACTACTTGAAGCAGagcaagaagaggaagaaggtgGAACGCTTGCTAGGAAGGTTGGAGAAGCTGTCACCAACACATTCGGAGTCGTGGTCACTGCTATTGACATCCCACTAG GCCTAGTGAAAGACGCAGCTCGTCCTGCCTACTGGGTTCCTGACCAGGACATCCTGTCGTGCCACAACTGCCAGCGCGAGTTCACTGCCAAGCTGTCCAAGCACCACTGCCGCGCCTGTGGCCAAGGAGTGTGCGACGACTGCTCCCCCGAGCGCCGAGCCGTTCCATCGCGTGGCTGGGACCACCCTGTGCGCGTGTGCACCAGCTGCAACCAGAAACCCGGAGAACTTTAA